The Brassica napus cultivar Da-Ae chromosome C1, Da-Ae, whole genome shotgun sequence DNA segment GCTGGAAACTTGAGAAGTATGTCATTGTTTCAGCTCTTTCATTTAGGGTATGTCATGAGGCATTTGATTCATCATCtgattttaaataatcaaattatatatttttttttagtaaccACAACTATAAAATGTGACCAAAAAGGCTACAATCCTTATACAAGCACAACATATTAGTATTACACAGTCATCGGAATGGATCTTTGATTTAAGTGTGTTTTGCTTAAACTTCACGCTTCGGCCGTTTACGGGTTCGTTGAAGCACAGGTTCTTTAATCAAATCGTCCAGAGAGGTTTCACCTTGACCATTCTCTCCATCTTCTGCTGCTTTTATCGCTTGGTTCAACGCAATCTGTAATGATAATGCTCTTTAGTTTTACAGACCGTATGAATAGATACAACAGTATTCCAATAGATTTTTAAACTGAGACAAACCCTAGAGACCTAATCAACGACAACACTAATTTAAGAAAAACCAGACCAAAGTCGTGTCTGAACTAGAACTGGCAAAAAGATGtcctaaaaacatttttttggggTGGAAACGGCAATCTTACATCTTCAAGGAAGTCATCGTCGAGCTTATCCGCGATTTTGGCTGAAGTGAAAACAGTGGCGGCTATAAGAGTAGCGGGAATTGCGAACGCGAGCAAGTAGCTACTCGTACTGGGCCCTGCTCGCGCCACAACAGAACAGTCGCTGATTCTCCGATTAAGACATGGTACCCCCGTCCCTACATCGACGAAATTTCTCGCCGGCTGCTGAAACAGAGGCTGAGAAAACGCCGACGATGCCGTTAGCATAGGGATGGAGACGAAGAGTCTCGCCATTGATTTTTGTTGATTACGAAACCAACGATTGGCAAAGAATGGATAATCATTTCCGGTCGGGTTTTTTTTTACCCGAACCTGACCCGAAACAGTCTGAAATTGATCCAATGGGCTTATTTTACGAGGCCCATTTAAGTATTCATACCATCGCATCACGGTAAGACCTCCTCTTAAACTAAATTCAACGCATGATAGcgatatatttatattcttcTTCGTTTATTATATAGCAGATATGATTGAATATGGGAGCATATGTACGTTGGGAGATATAAATTATTCTTCGTTTATTATATTGAAGATATGATAGCATATGTTAGGTAGCAAGAAATATATTCTTCTTCGTTTATTATATAGCAGATGTGATAGCATATGGAGCATATGTTTCATAATTTGTTGAACCAGAATCAAATCTGTCTAGTTGACACgactattaaaaattaattcgTATATTTACGTAAGAGGTCAAGCAATATACAGGCTAGGCTAGGTACCCAGGACGAGCTACTTCAACTGATAACACCTCAGACTCTGGTTTGAGAGGTCACGAGTTCGAGTCTCGGGCGGAGAGGAATGTCCAGGGCCGTAATGGTACAGACACAGGCTGGTTCCGGACCTAGGAGGGGATTAGGGCCGAAGGCCCGAAGCCCGCCtggttaaataaaaatatatatatatatatatatatatatatacaggcTACGTTATATATTTCCCACTTCCAAATGAACAAAAACCATGTGCAGCTTCTTGGTTTAGAAGATAAAGTGGAGAatataaagcaaaataaaaaaaaacgacacCCAACGTCCATATATACGTTAGACATAatataattgaaaaacataaatgGGAATATAAACATTTGCGTGAAGTCCACATTGGATTCCACTCTCATTTCAGCTTTTCTTTTACATATTCTTTCAGAGTCCACGGATGACACTTTATCTGATACCTGAAGCtgtatccgaacccgatccgaaaaacccgaactgaaatccgaaccgaggtaacaaaatacccgaacgggtattaatttaagagagattggatatccgaatccgaacgggtaaatatccgaatccgaatgaatatccaaaaataaccgaatatatatatacttatccttatatttctagtttacatctctcattttaaaaaaaattatttatattgatgttacaCATACTTATCACCTCTTTAAGatgataagtatatatataattatggagaaaatgatttggtattcatttaaaatgcatgtcaaactttttgtttcatgtattaacaaaagttacattcaaagtttaaaaacaatatccaaattaatatctatttgtttttgaaatattatattcaaacctattaatcattcaatctataaaaaataaaaaaaatcagttaagtgaaatctatatttttaaatacaagaaacttaaaaaatgaaaaaaaaaattcttttaaaatctaaatatctgaacccgattCAAAATAATCgaaccgaactaaaaatacccgaacccgacctgaagtacagaaatacccgaacgggctCTCTATCCCTATACCAAAATACCCGATCTTAACCGAACggtgatattacgtgtatacgcacaccaattaacctaatgtgcacactaccacaatcgaatggtatgtcgatgtagcactttaggatcgaatccacagagaccaacggttacactttatctttatgggatcaatacttagctaaaacaatatgggagttttaaaatttaagggtttcgtgagaaacaagtaacaagattaattaaaatattcagataattaaaatgctagcctagggtggtttgatcaggtgttaaacaagtgtgagccaaaaaattattcaagttcaattaagagcaagtctagaactcggatcactcaaatAGAACAGTCCACTGTCGTGGTACTACCCCCtaggttgtagtttccttaaaaatctccgCCGCTGGAACAGGCACTCGGGTTGTTCCGCTATccggaacagtcactcgggttgctccgctatccagaacagtcatcaagactgttctgcgtgaaaatcaccaaattgcactgttttctgcctcttttgttcctgctggtccatctcccatccaatgcaactccagacctgtaatgactcgaaaaggactaggaagactcgataaagacttgaaaaccaattgaaaagcatatatacaagatgtataaaacacaatatatcaattctcccagacttagatccttgtttgtcctcaaacaatgtcaagtatcaagaacatggagaaaggtttgaaagtgtgggaactctcctattctcagcaaccatactttaaccacgaatctctgaaccatacaagcagtataactaggacaacacacccttcccggaaccccactgactgTTGTTCGaaaatcggctccatactctacatctccaacctgaaaaagcaacactatcgagacagaactccctatattcatttaagagtagcgtgagcttctcatcacaggcactattcagggtagacggtctaggtgtggaacaagctatttaatggtggagttaagagtgtttaggggctaccatttcattgTACAGGATGCATGATATCacacaaaatggcaagagaggatatatccattgatgtccacagcctctactcgtttttaTATCTGGTGCGACTGTTCTGATGACGGAACAGACGACTGATTGTTCTGCTTTCCACTTTCCTCTACATACTCTTCAATACTTGGTACCAACTTCTTGCTCGACCTTTCCAGTGGCTCcatgtttcttttatttcttccccttctccatcacATTATTCTCGTTTTTTcgtatctttttctttttttgaagactgatatggtgatgtgacgaagaaggaggtaataCATGATCGTTCTGAGTGCCACTAGTGGTTCTGATTTCACAaccattctggttctccacccctgctcttgcgcagttcattggttatggagtggttgctcccttaatctgcttgttctcctttctgactgaatttctgcagcagtaacgagtaagaggctgcgttgatcctttcctctccgacctttttgcacatatctgcacatatgacactgaaaaacaaatgcatgaaggtggagTAAAGGCTAAGGTGtagggtgggaactagctaaagatgagctagcaactcaggatcagcaagatggacAAAAAGGATAtgaagtcctgagtgtgttctcgtttcACTGATCTAATGCctataacaagaagaatttcagtcaagattaggttcaagttaggtggagttaagtctacccagtgtaacctgatcggctgagagcttctggagaatcaagtgagatatgtcagggtgttccaggtccacatgtgtgtctttcgtCACTGCTAAGGTaactgaataagataactaaagcacgaggtgATCAGTGATCAACACGAAATAAGATCCTAATTCCCACAATGTTTTGACTGACTCGATCATAAAAACTGACTCAAattgacccaaaagaaaaacaaaagaaagaaacgagttagtaaacgacgaaaaccctcccccagacttacttcacaacgtccctggtgtgaaaataaatcagagagaaggtggaaaacaagaataaacattttttttttggttgagatACTTACCTGAGTGGAGCGGGCACTCCATGAAAATTCTGGATGTTCTATCATCAGATGGTCGCCTGGAACAGCCGCTCTTTTCAGAGGGCAGGTTGTTCCATTACTGCAACCCAGAATATTTGAAGTATCTCGGGTTTTTCTGCTTTTTGACCTGagactcaataaactaaaacaaaaaataagtaaacaaaaacaaaacgaaCTTATATGtacacttaccagtgggttgcctcccaccaagcacttggtttaagtcactagcttgacttggtgatAGGGATCAATCTGGTTGAGCAGGAGGGCctgttccaaaacaagctccataatcagacatgttcagctTCAAAACCCTGCTCAACAACCCTTTCACAGCAGCTTTACCTTTCTCGTTTAGCTCATGTGTGATAATGGCTCTGACTTTAGAGAACGGTTTGgaggtacccttgcactttacctcatactcaatggagTTCTCATCACACTTGAGAGGTATCAAAGGCATTGTAGGATCTcccttgacccttttcttctggactttctGTTTCACCCTTGAATTCCCTCTGAATTTAGTAGGATCAGTGCTAGGATCTTCATCAGAGAACAACCTGCTCTCACCCTTATCACCATGCTCCTTCTCTGGAacaaccttcagcttttctacatcaaacactgagatgcaagaggcgtgtgatgaggaagatatgGTGGGTACAGCGTTGTAGAAaactttcttgttgatgttggagaagcagactctcatgttgggcatatcgatggttgctccaacagtagccacgaatgtccttccaaatatcaaaggcatctcatgatccttgttcatctcaacaacttgaaactcaGTAGGAACAATGCATTCCCCTACTTGAAACTCAGTAGAAACGACGATTTGGGTAAAGCTATTGCATATGGGACTGCTTtggaagagtttgcaaaggtcagggtcagctgagaacgctcaacatcagcaatacccaaatcgtctacaataccctttgagacgagattcacacaagaaccagagtcacaaagagcgtccttgaaggttgttcctgcgatataacatgggaaaacaaactttccaggatcatcaACCTTAGACAATACCTTCAGTGCTGGTGTAGACAGTGCTTTGGTATAGAGGACCTTGATCTCCTCTTGAGTCTCTCTACAGTTTTTAAAGAACTTAAACAATGGACGAATCTGCAGAGCATCTTTGAATGCAAGTTCTTTAGGAAGCTTTCTCACCATCTTGTTAAAACCTATCAGATGTTCTTCACTAATGGgatccatcagatgtctaggtggaattggataggGAACCTTGGGAACATAGACTCGAGATGGAGGAGTCTCAGCAGATTCGTCGGGAGCAGTTACTGCAGAGCTAGCAGGCTGCTCTGTGTCTTCTTCTGCGCCTAGAACAGTCTCAGTGAACGGCTGCTCTATTGCATTACAATGCTCAGTCCTAGGATTTTTATCAGTTCTTCCCGGGAGCGTCTCTTGTTGCCTCTTGAAACTCTCAActgtttgagcaagctgaacatcgatctttcttatatggatcgcaagattgtcatacttgttattcagctcagtgaacatgttgcCCATCCTGGTGTCCATTTCCGTGGTTACCTGATTCAACCCCTAGGCCTGAACCTGCTCACCCTACAACAACTGTTGCATCATCATTCTCagacccttcagctcatctgATTGATTGTTCCCGGTACCTGGAACAACTTGCTGATTGTTCTGCGGTTGTcgctggttctggttctgaatcTGCCCGGCCGTAGCTTGTTCCATGTTAAAGACGTgcccttggttgtttttcagtagctgatcaaccttggcagtcCGCTCATCTATTTTCTGGGTGTCGAAACTGTTCCCTTTCTTGGAGCAATCACTCTCATCTTTCTTATTAGCTGAGCTAGCAGCCAAgttctcaatcagcttaaaCTCTCCAtcagtggtttgagtcatgaagtctccattgctcgcagagtttagagcaccttggtatttccagtccactccatcatagaaaatgtccaagaggtaatcatcatcaaatctatggtgaggacattctctgcgatagtcattaaagcgctcccatgcgtcgcagaaaggctcatcagtgagctgtctgaaggaggtgatcttATTCCTCAATGCAGTtgttctcgccttagagtagaaatggctgag contains these protein-coding regions:
- the BNAC01G06890D gene encoding uncharacterized protein BNAC01G06890D — translated: MARLFVSIPMLTASSAFSQPLFQQPARNFVDVGTGVPCLNRRISDCSVVARAGPSTSSYLLAFAIPATLIAATVFTSAKIADKLDDDFLEDIALNQAIKAAEDGENGQGETSLDDLIKEPVLQRTRKRPKREV